The genomic stretch TGGCGTTAactatttcttttaattcatttatttttttaggtaaCAAAATCTATTGAGAATTCTTTTTATAATTGTAATATTTTTAGTTATATTTAGTTACACTAATATTTCGTATTTATTAAGTCTCTTTGTAAATTGACTATTTATTGATTGAGTTTCAATAACGTAAATTTGATTTAAAAGTACTAATATTTCGTATTTATTAAGTCTCTTTGTAAATTGACTATTTATTGATTGAGTTTCAATAACGTAAATTTGATTTAAAAGTAAGTAACTTTTTGGCTAGCCATTTTAATTTTCtcattttgataattaaatttaaggtGGTTTTTactaaattaacaaataaaagtATACCACATTAAAAAAAGGGCTCATTTTCGAGCACTTATTTGCAAGCAAGCACACGATGTGCTTGCAAATTATGACAGTTTTTCAAGTACAATTGcgagcaaaataaaaaaataacgaCCACTTTATAAATAATCATTGGTTTGCGAGCAAATAATACTCGCAAAGAGAGTATTGTCGCATTGCCTTCCATTTCGAGTACTGATGTGCTCAACTTGTAgtactattaatattaaaataatttgttggACCGCATTATATAGCAAATATTGGCGCAAGATAAAAACTCAAATTTCTTTTAAACATTTCTCTTCATCTCCCCTGTTTCCGATAGTCACACGCCGCTGCGTTCGTGGCCATCCGACGAAAAAAAACGTCCACCGCCACCGATCTGCGGCCTAATATGCCGATGACTCTAGAAGAACTTTTGGATTCACAGACCTCGACGGAAACCTACTTTTCAGGAGTAGAGGAAAAGTCTTCAGCCTCCACATCCGCCGTCTTGCTCGACGCCGCCGGTAACCCTATCATCACCTTCCAGCAGAAGGTAACTGATTTATCAGATCTAAATATAAATCAATTGATCAAATCTAAATCTCGATCGTTTAAATCAATTGATCAAATCTAAATCTCGATTGTTTAAATCAATTGATAAAATCTAAATATCGGTCGTCTGAGTCAATTGATCAAATCTATATCTCGATCGTGCAACTTCTGACGGCGCATAGGAGATGGCAGGTTTTCAGAGGAGAGCGGATTCAAAGAATATGCTTTTTTAGTGTGAGAAAGTCATCGATGATTCAGTTCAAGACGAAGCTGGATATGTCCATGGTTGCTAATTCCAAAGAGGATCGCTGTGATTTTAGGATTGAAGGTAGCTGGTTTGAGCGATCATGCGCCATATACGCCAGAGACACCAATAATGTCATTGCTCAAGTAAGATCAAAAATTTAAACTCACTTTTTGTCTCTAATTTAAATCTATCCATTAATGATGTAGCTATGAAGCACTTGGTTTATGGTCTATCTTATTCTTCATCAGCTTTACTTAATGGATTCTACTACTAATTGGCTTCATTCGATCTTTGTTGAGGTAATTCTGCATCTAAGAGCCTTACCACCGTTATGTGATTTGCACAACTAACATACCCCTTGACAAATTGTTTAGGTTTTATATTTGCTTAGTAACAAGTATTTTATATGATGTTGTTGGAAATCTCCATGTTTCTAGACAGAGGCCAAAAATATTGTGAGTGATCAAAGGCCTAAACTATTGATAAGTAGAAGTGAACAGAGGCCTAAGTTATGATATACCCTAAGGAGCTCAAAACAAGGAATTTGCACCTTTCTTCATTCAGGTTATCCTTGCTATCCTTGCTCCTAATCTTCTTTAACAATACCACATTATTTGCACTTTAGTGATCATAGATTGGATTCAAATTTGAGAATTTTGTTCACTTCTGCTTCATACTGCTGTCAGTGCAACTTGTATCACTACTCTAAATGGAAATGGAACTATATTCTGTTGTGCAGATTTTACAATTTTGAATGCCAAGAAAGCCGTTGTCAAATTCAACCTTTTCGAACATGGTAAGGCAAGAATCACCATATTTTATAGCATGATGGAAGAGTTTGCTATAAATTATGCATTATTCCTACTCTAAATGGAAATGGAACTATATTCTGTTATGCATGCTGCCTTTTATCTTTCTTTCTAATTTGCTTTTCTTGCATATCATGGATAATATATTAATGTGCACCTCGACACTTGGTGAATTAGTTAACAAAGTAAGAGATCTGTAGACTATCCTGTTTTATTTCTTACGGCAGAATACATTTTATTTGTACATGCACTAAAACTAAATTGTTGTAGGTGTTTACAAAGATAAAGTATGGGGCTTACTCTAATATTAAGTAGTAACTCTCAGGATGTATTCCGGATTACTCCCTGTAGCTATTTTACTTGTAGCAAGAAAATGTCGACAGCTCCTCCGATGTTATTGTAAAGTTTCCTCTCTCTTTCATtcattctccctctctctctctctctctctctatatatatatatatatatatatatatggttggaCTAGGGTGCTAActatttacagtaataactaataactatcAATgctatgtattaaaattatcaacacaaagacataatttatcaatACAAGAAAGATTGacaaatttatattttgtgttgatatttttaacatacaatattgatatttagttattagttattacaaTAAAAAGTTAAGTATTTGAtcacaaacatatatatatatatatatatatatatatatgtgtgtgtgtgtgtgtgtgtgtgaatttaTGTACAGAGGAATTAGTATTTATAGGAAATGCAGAAGATCGGTAGATTTATGTGACTTATGCCTATTGAGGGAACAGAACTGTCTACACTTTTTaaagttttgtatatatgtaaaATTTTTGTTTCTAGTCATTCTGAACTATTTTTACCTTAGGATTTTAGTTGTTTTCCTTACTGTCATGCCAAGCTTACAAATGATCATTTCCATGTTCTGTTTTGCTTAATTTAGCATTGAACTATATCTTACTTTGGACTTAACATTCTCCaagtttttttaaattagtCATTCCTACCATTCTTATCGTACTAATTTGTTGATTTGTTACATGTCAATCCAGCAAACGAACGGATGCTCGAAGACGGTGGTGCGGATAGAGGCGAGCATACTCGGAGAAACAAACTGCTGCATTGGTAGAACAAGTGAAAAGCCTTTAGTCAACCATTCCTACAAATGAAAAGAAGCTAAGGATAGATTAAGCAATGTAGACTCCATGAAGTGTGtaaaacaattttatttaattgaatacaTTTCTGAATTCCATTTACtctatttattcatttgataataattaataaataaatctatataataatttgaaaaacaaataaaaaaataaaaataacaatatagCAAACCAGCATATCCGAGCATATTGTATCCAATAAAACAGACATTTTGCGGTGCTTGCAAATTTCAAGCACAGTGCGGTGCTTGCAAATTTCAAGCATTTGACAAAATTACGAGCACATTCAAGGTGCTTGCAAATGCAAATTTTCAGCTATGTGCTTGCAAAAGCGCTTGCAAATTTTGCAACGAAGCAAATGGGAAGCACATGTGGTGCTTGCAAGTTGCTTGCAAATCTCCATTTTTGCGAGCACATGGGCCTATTTGCGACCAAATCGGTGCTTGCAAATGAGCGTTTGTTTTGTGGAAGCAGATCCTCTGCTGTGCTCTAAATCACAGCACACAATGCTGTGCTTCAAAACGCAAAAGATATCAAACGAAACGCAAACATTAAGCTTTGTCCGCATGATTAGCTTAATTCATTATTCAAACACCATTTCCACATGGGCCCACCTCACCCGATTCATTctcttatatatatttattttaatatatttataaagcTGATTCCAACATTTTTTGTCatcaattattaaaaatgaatttgcaatattaaatattatgcaacgttttttgtcattaattatttaaaatgaatttgtattattaatatttatagcaGATAGTGAAATAATGTTGAAATATATCGATATTGATCACTAAATTTTTGACCTTTGgtcaaattttaatatttcacATAAACTTTTAAATTGGTCTAAAATATCAGCACTTATTTTATATGGACAATCGTGAaatatatacttatattttaGATCACGTTTTAAGTTTGGGACAAGTAGGATAAAAAGGCACGTATAAAACACGTTAATTTAGTAGAGTCAAGtaagataaaaaaattttaCGTAAGTTAGTTGGATATAGTGATTGACCTACCGAgagaaataacaaaaatatgtaAAGTAGAAATTTTAAAGTTagtaaaaaatactaaaatttggCTAAAGCTTTTAGTTTCAGATAACAATAGcccttaaatatattaatactaattttttttgtaactgCTTactaaatactcccttcgtccatgaaaaatagagtacatttgccatttttggttGTCTATGAAAAATagattacatttaaaaaaaaattacactacttctctcttactttcttttcattctcttttactttttcctcttctctctttctaataatatggaccccacgttccactaacactacttttctcttattttttttccttctctcttatttgaccaattttcacattaaaacccgtgtcattcacaatgtgtcctattttttatttattccaagTCAAAATCTGTTTTATTGAACAACTTGAAATATTATCCCTAtatgtagggatgtcaatgtaacccgaacccgcgggccggcccgaataacccgataaaaatacagggttagggttgtaatttcgcagcccgaatttaaaatcgggccaatcgggctgacccgttcagGTTGTCGGGTTATGCGGGCTGACCCgatcgggttacgggtcggcccgtcgggttgaaggcttctgcaccgtgagcagtttttgtaacggtcataactttctctacaaagctccgattgaggtgtgcaatatatccacgcgaagctctttcgaagacgaagagaatgatatgtattagaggtttatcagagtTCAAAAttgcgagaaacattgactcaaacaaggctgctgcacatccacatattttgtgtacattttctaatccattttctatcatttctcaacaaacatgtaaacataccaaaatatagaaatataatcaaaatcatccaagacaaccctttaaaaccatgcaaaatccaaatacgtcaaccgactataaaagatcacgaaaaaaatcactatgtggttcatggattcataaatactcgtatataaaagctttcttttagtatatttccaatataatagtgcaaagtgttttgacgccgcttcgtcatttAATTATgagtactttgatgattcttaaaacaaagataaattattatttgacttatttacacctggaataaattaaatttgaccaatcataattcaagaaaatttAGAGTTACttcaattagctagcatcttgataattcactttttaacaattcaaaatacttttgttacatctacgatgcacatctcacgttatgaaaattttatttaattttctacgaattgatttatgtttgaattttgaaacaaaatgttgatttatattttaaatacataaacataaacataaacataaacataaacatactattgatagatattttgtaaataattatgtaatgaatttaaatttaaataacttaatctttttttaaaatattaaagaaaattaaaaatacatatttcattgttgaatgattaattaaaaatatgtatataattaaagaaaatttaaaatacgtattatttttttgaaaatattaaaagaattaaaaatacgcattgacccgaataacccggtgggttagcccgaaactcgaagggttagggtcgaacttttataacccgaaaaaatcataacccgaatagcccgtacccgaatggcccgacaacccgaacgggttggcccgaacccgaacaAGTTGGTCCGATTGACAAAAATATTGGATTAgctttattattaaatattgtAGAATAAATCGGCTAAGGTGGGCCCATGTGGAAATGGTGTTTGCATAAATGAATTAagccaatgttttaaaaaccggaccggactggccggttcgaccggttcaaCCGTGAACCGGTAGGTGGTCCGGTCCGGTTAGCACTATAAAACCAGTGACATGTTCAACCGCCATGAACCGCCGaaaccggccggtcggaccggtctggccgggaaccggaaaccggttcaaatgcttttcaaaattttattctaaaattttggccttgataggggtcgaactcaagacctctcggtgaacttaccaacaattctaccactacaccacaaggacttcttggtagtaatatgaacataaattattttcatatgttaaacacgaaatattttatctatataaactaataattcgtgtttaatacgtatatatgtatattaagaatatgtgattaattatattaaaagtttactactatttgattatatactaggaggatttactaaatatatgtttttaatttatgtttattcatatatctttgtgtataatattattttgccgcattactttttgaaaataatactatgaacttatttatttttatacataaatattaaattttttatttacaataacttactcctagtataatttatatatttaattatatttgttgataaaaaattaataaaattctatcattcactaaaaatatattctttttaattttatattcttttaagataattcattttaattttatatattcttttaagaaattgttaattttaatatatttcttatattttaattatacttttacaatcactaatgttttataatataggagtttataattatacatagagtttaatactagtttttaatattgtgtattctaatttattattgtatttaaacttaacgtcattaaatattctaatatactagtacaagacttgttttctataataatactattaaatgtataatactataatatttattgataaaacatttgattaaattttattatttactactaaataaatatatatatatatatatgatgagtccgcgaattgttgatgttagtaaatgcaggaaaatacagatcacgacacagagaattttacgtggttcgattcactgaggtaaatctacgtccacggggagaaatgggggcaggtttgtattgcttgatctggaattacagcttacaacacagacttgctatatggtatttttctctagagagcttctaacccctttctatcagatctaagttccatttatacattgaactaagatcgtggcttacatcatcactctaggtcgtggaggtcgtgtaggtcatggcctaagatcgtggcctgagttgacgccacgtggtagtgggtatgttggaagtcgtggaaatcctgcatgggtccactaactccttgttcggtcgaaaactgagaccgaactgctttggttgccgatctgagagtagagcttgatgccgacctaagagcagagcttgattggtgggcttttgccgagctgtaggctgaggccgaactcttactgagaccgaactgctttggttgccgatctgagagcttggtgccgacttgagagcagagcttgattggttggcttttaccgagctgtaggctgaggccgaactctttggtaatgccgaactcatactcttccttgggctttgggctgatgggccgtcactgctgttgggcttgtttagtccgtaccccatcactaccccccccgaaagacgaagtgaatcacttcggcgaagcgagtcacttcggcattctggataaaggtacgggggaggctgacgtcaggggacgcgccgtgcacgtgactgcattaaatgcgacagtaaaatccggccgttgaatcctgaaaaggtgggattcgaaacggtgtgacgattttgaaatcttcgccgaatctgataaatacctcccttcttcatcgtttgaacacctttgctattggcttcttctgcactctctatcttttgcgtgaaagattttcttccgctttcaaaaatttcctcagattttgcaaagagtaaggaccatgtctgcttcttcttcgtctgagtctggtagcggtggtgaagggggtaaggggtcttctagccggaaagaatccggggagaagaccgtagagtattttcacagtatcttgagtaaggatactgtgatatcccttcacgaaaaatactcttttcctggggggaaggttgcgattcctgACGACCTTTATAGGGCGGACTCGCCGCCGGAAGGTTACGCCACCGTCTACGAAGccagcttagaatgcgggcttcgtttcccccttccccttgcctttgtagagttgctagatttttttcaactccctttaggtcaggtgactccgaactcttggaggcacttatcggcttttgctgccgaactgcgtaggctagataaggatctgtctctgagggcaatccttaattttttccagtttaaaaggaagggatcttggttttacttggtccctttacagccttttagggccttttgtaaaaccaaatggccgaaatggcaaaatcgcttctttttttataataggactgcggctcctagttttccttggagagggccgaagtccgttatccgtcatcctcggcctgaaccgttggacgagctcgatggcgagctcaacaagattcccatagttaggaaacaatacacggagtctgagctcgtcaagggcgacgtcgtgttcgacatctcgtcttcggacgaagaggccgagggtgaggatttctctttatctttatgctctactgctttaacgaagaaaactaaccttgctttcttgctttttggcagtgtacatgctgaacaaggctacccgaaaatcttcggagtccaaggagccggagagagagaaggctaccagctcggcgcctgatgccgagaagaatccgaagaggcaaaagacttcttcgggtccaaagaagccggagtcgacttcggcaagtaggaaggggaagacccagaaacccccgagagcgccagagaaagacatggtcttggcgcctccttcggagcatatctgtgagccatttttatggcccacggactttgccgaggtgaattgtcttcttgattctttggctttgcttctgtcctgtatttttggtgccctctgttgacttttttctttatccattttcagaggaacgacatgctctccaagctcgtcgccgtcgaactctccaaagcgtccaacgactatgctgagatgcagaggaaattggcggctgcttgtcaccgggccgagcaggctgaggcaaactttgagaaagccagagctgctaggatttcggcccaggatgaagctcagtttgccaaaaaccagctcgtcatccagcgagagcagacgaaacggagtggtgctgccgccgtggttgcccagggggaggctctccgtgtttacacggagaaactctttttgagcagccagttctcggcttttgtcggtagtctggtaaggctaattgccgataagggcgagcagggggccgacgtcgtgctgcctctgtacagccgagagatagcagctcggcttcagaatctgccgctccttgaggagctcgcttcatcctcggtcctgctttctgcagaccgagtccggagttgtcgagctgatcgggacgagaacctggaggctatctttgcctccgtgggacccgtttcacccgcttcgacttacaacggagagggtgaggccgagccgctggagctggaggccggcGATAagcaggccgatcaggaggcgcagcagatcggctacggtggcgccgaacaggctggggagagcaaggaggcagaggctgaagctgaagcagataaggagaaggaagctgaacctcaccgagaaggcggagacgaggctagcgaagtatgatttcgtctcccttctcttagtttagtttcttcctttatgtaaaatggccttgaagccctccttgtatagaaaaatttttttcttatgaatgaaaaaattcttctttctgctcttgtgtcttcgtttagcctttcgtactctcttactcctgttgtattttactacctgctcggtaagctgccgaactgacgtagctgctttgtactcaaggagatggagatacttcactggaaacggctgtactcttcggctttagacgaagctgagaaaagagctatagccgatcagacgaagaatgacgagcttctggctcgtttagtgaagctggaggccgataataaggacttagagtccgataagaatgatctggaggccgagctgaacacgaccattgctgagaggactgcgtacgaggattacatccgtgtgcgcgggggaatgaccatatcagatgttcagagtcgagttgacgaactgtgggaggaatataatgtactccggaggaacaatgcgctggagagctcggcttgcc from Salvia splendens isolate huo1 chromosome 15, SspV2, whole genome shotgun sequence encodes the following:
- the LOC121768632 gene encoding protein LURP-one-related 15-like gives rise to the protein MPMTLEELLDSQTSTETYFSGVEEKSSASTSAVLLDAAGNPIITFQQKVFRGERIQRICFFSVRKSSMIQFKTKLDMSMVANSKEDRCDFRIEGSWFERSCAIYARDTNNVIAQLYLMDSTTNWLHSIFVETEAKNIVSDQRPKLLISRSEQRPKL